One genomic window of Actinoalloteichus hoggarensis includes the following:
- a CDS encoding DUF6350 family protein: MITLRADGDDDADRVMIPEAARLERARALVTSVLNSLVFGCLTVIALTVLILATAGDDALSLGAVASLSVPAWLAAHQVPLVILGEPLGVLPLLPTLILFFLIATSVASTLRRLGGTPWTALLLVALTGAGHGVLAVAFAEIATGGSEGLVIVFPSSAGVTAALLAATAAGVGVLRCGMPLTWSGRLPAFLRDGVRVGLLGAALLLAVGASVTLFGLLVAAPEIVESFTRDRLADALGLLACSLAYLPNAVVAGLSFAAGSGFSLGHAVATPFASRPGPELDLPLLAALPDAAARPWWALTLLLPIAAGLLLGGFRAGARSRRERLRDVLVGVGLAASIVSIAAAVAGGRLGSGAFDPVHVPATGLATAVLVLVGTPAVLVALLGGPRRAAGEGAVAERAAHREFDEDAETGEIEVVRDSGEAAVDGEAAAGEGDAGEGDAVPAGTDPDGDAPVACDAEDPRPVAARPAVEAANAGRRGGTSSADPDGVVPDGVVPDGVVPDDVVPDDVVPDGADADGARADAHRTDGARSDDGGSTAPQPSVETSRTRPAAGGDGVIERIEVVEDAAAHRLTDRPVALHVPAPRRNPAVDSGTEPGARSAGRGPAATWDHLTVRSADVGGVVLPSPVAEAAAMPQPRGTLDEAVEDWPQEDPDAPRA; the protein is encoded by the coding sequence GTGATCACGCTCCGAGCGGACGGCGACGACGACGCGGATCGGGTGATGATCCCGGAGGCAGCCCGGCTGGAGCGGGCCAGAGCGCTCGTGACGTCGGTCCTGAACTCGCTGGTGTTCGGCTGCCTCACGGTGATCGCCCTGACGGTCCTGATCCTGGCCACCGCAGGTGACGACGCGCTGTCCCTCGGTGCCGTGGCGAGTCTGTCGGTGCCTGCGTGGCTCGCGGCTCACCAGGTGCCGCTGGTGATTCTCGGCGAGCCGCTGGGCGTCCTGCCGCTGCTGCCGACCCTGATCCTGTTCTTCCTGATCGCCACGAGCGTCGCTTCGACGCTGCGCAGACTGGGCGGCACGCCATGGACCGCGCTGCTGCTCGTGGCGTTGACCGGCGCGGGCCACGGGGTGCTCGCCGTCGCGTTCGCCGAGATCGCGACGGGCGGCAGCGAGGGGCTCGTCATCGTGTTCCCGTCGAGCGCCGGAGTGACGGCCGCGCTGCTGGCCGCGACGGCCGCCGGGGTCGGCGTGCTGCGCTGCGGAATGCCGCTCACGTGGTCCGGCCGGCTGCCCGCGTTCCTCCGGGACGGAGTCAGGGTCGGACTGCTCGGCGCGGCCCTGCTGCTGGCGGTGGGCGCCTCGGTGACCCTGTTCGGATTGTTGGTCGCGGCACCGGAGATCGTCGAGTCGTTCACTCGGGATCGCCTCGCCGACGCGCTCGGTCTCCTGGCGTGTTCGCTGGCCTATCTGCCCAACGCGGTGGTGGCGGGGCTCTCGTTCGCCGCGGGTTCGGGATTCTCCCTCGGTCATGCGGTGGCGACGCCCTTCGCATCCCGACCGGGACCGGAGCTGGACCTTCCGCTGCTGGCCGCCCTGCCGGACGCGGCCGCCCGCCCGTGGTGGGCGCTGACCCTGCTCCTGCCGATCGCCGCGGGCCTGCTGCTCGGTGGGTTCCGCGCCGGCGCGCGATCGCGGCGAGAGCGGTTGCGCGACGTACTCGTGGGGGTCGGGCTCGCCGCGTCGATCGTCTCGATCGCCGCCGCCGTGGCGGGCGGCCGACTCGGCAGCGGTGCGTTCGACCCGGTGCACGTCCCGGCGACGGGACTGGCGACGGCCGTCCTGGTCCTCGTCGGGACGCCCGCCGTCCTGGTGGCGCTGCTCGGCGGGCCGCGTCGGGCGGCGGGGGAGGGCGCCGTCGCCGAGCGGGCGGCCCACCGCGAGTTCGACGAGGACGCCGAGACCGGGGAGATCGAGGTCGTCCGGGATTCCGGGGAGGCCGCCGTGGACGGCGAGGCGGCCGCCGGGGAGGGGGACGCCGGGGAGGGGGACGCCGTGCCTGCCGGGACGGACCCCGACGGGGACGCCCCGGTCGCCTGTGACGCCGAGGACCCGAGGCCCGTCGCGGCACGGCCCGCCGTCGAGGCGGCGAATGCGGGTCGGCGCGGCGGGACGTCCTCCGCCGATCCGGACGGTGTCGTGCCTGATGGCGTCGTGCCTGATGGCGTCGTGCCCGATGACGTCGTGCCCGATGACGTCGTGCCCGATGGAGCCGACGCCGACGGCGCCCGAGCCGACGCACACCGGACCGACGGAGCCCGGAGCGACGACGGCGGCTCCACAGCCCCGCAGCCGTCCGTCGAGACGTCGCGGACGAGGCCGGCCGCGGGCGGCGACGGCGTGATCGAGCGGATCGAGGTCGTCGAGGACGCCGCCGCCCACCGGCTCACGGACCGGCCGGTCGCCCTCCACGTGCCCGCTCCCCGACGGAATCCCGCCGTCGACTCCGGGACGGAGCCCGGGGCGAGATCCGCAGGTCGCGGGCCGGCCGCGACGTGGGATCACCTCACCGTCCGGTCGGCCGACGTCGGCGGCGTCGTCCTGCCGTCGCCCGTCGCCGAGGCGGCTGCGATGCCGCAGCCGCGCGGCACGCTCGACGAGGCCGTCGAGGACTGGCCGCAGGAAGATCCGGACGCACCCCGCGCGTAG
- the sucD gene encoding succinate--CoA ligase subunit alpha, with translation MAIFLTENSKVIVQGITGAEGTKHTRRMLKAGTQVVGGVNPRKAGQKVDFDGTVLPVFATVAEAMEATGADVSVIFVPPKFAKAAVFEAIDAGIELAVVITEGIPVHDTAAFWAHANAAGNKTRIIGPNCPGVISPGKSNAGIIPADITGAGRIGLVSKSGTLTYQLMYELRDIGFSSAVGIGGDPVIGTTHIDALRAFQADPETEVIVLIGEIGGDAEERAAAYIAENVTKPVVGYVAGFTAPEGKTMGHAGAIVSGSSGTAAAKKEALEAVGVKVGKTPSETAALAREAVAALVG, from the coding sequence ATGGCTATCTTCCTCACCGAGAACAGCAAGGTCATCGTCCAGGGCATCACCGGCGCGGAGGGCACCAAGCACACGCGCCGGATGCTCAAGGCCGGGACGCAGGTCGTGGGCGGGGTCAATCCCCGTAAGGCTGGCCAGAAGGTCGACTTCGACGGCACCGTGCTTCCGGTGTTCGCCACCGTCGCCGAGGCGATGGAGGCGACCGGCGCGGACGTGTCGGTGATCTTCGTTCCGCCGAAGTTCGCCAAGGCGGCCGTCTTCGAGGCGATCGACGCGGGCATCGAGCTCGCGGTGGTCATCACCGAGGGCATCCCGGTGCACGACACCGCCGCCTTCTGGGCGCACGCGAACGCCGCGGGCAATAAGACCCGGATCATCGGGCCGAACTGCCCCGGCGTGATCTCGCCCGGCAAGTCCAACGCGGGCATCATCCCGGCGGACATCACCGGCGCGGGGCGGATCGGGCTGGTCTCGAAGTCGGGCACGCTGACCTACCAGCTCATGTACGAGCTGCGTGACATCGGCTTCTCCAGCGCGGTGGGCATCGGCGGCGACCCGGTGATCGGCACCACGCACATCGACGCCCTGCGGGCCTTCCAGGCCGACCCGGAGACCGAGGTCATCGTCCTCATCGGCGAGATCGGCGGCGACGCCGAGGAGCGGGCGGCGGCCTACATCGCGGAGAACGTCACCAAGCCGGTGGTGGGCTACGTCGCGGGCTTCACCGCTCCGGAGGGCAAGACGATGGGCCACGCGGGCGCCATCGTGTCCGGTTCCTCGGGTACCGCGGCGGCGAAGAAGGAGGCGTTGGAGGCGGTCGGCGTCAAGGTCGGCAAGACCCCCAGCGAGACGGCGGCACTGGCTCGCGAGGCCGTCGCGGCGCTCGTCGGCTGA
- a CDS encoding DUF5336 domain-containing protein — translation MSVPYGAPQQQAGSPAPAGGFSLPSILALVGAGLGLIIYLLAFGESQLAPTFGIGGGTGTSVSLLLLAGLLAGVSLLPKGPQLHLLFAFLSVAGVLGLLQMVVHWPGDVSVLAIVALIVGLVEAGALVTAWLFNAEILKVTPKPAYPQGNWNPQAGQPGQYGQTPQGQFGQQAQYGQAEQQYAQQNPGTGGQPAQAAPYSQGTEVFGGTQQPGQYGQQPGTTPPPGGYGQ, via the coding sequence ATGTCCGTGCCCTACGGCGCACCTCAACAGCAGGCAGGCAGTCCAGCGCCTGCGGGAGGTTTCAGCCTTCCGTCCATCCTTGCTCTCGTCGGAGCCGGGCTCGGCCTCATCATCTACCTGCTCGCCTTCGGCGAGTCACAGCTCGCCCCGACCTTCGGCATCGGCGGCGGCACGGGGACGTCGGTCTCGCTGCTGTTGCTCGCGGGTCTGCTCGCGGGCGTCTCGCTGCTGCCCAAGGGCCCGCAGCTGCACCTGCTGTTCGCCTTCCTCTCGGTGGCGGGCGTGCTCGGCCTGCTGCAGATGGTCGTCCACTGGCCGGGCGACGTGTCCGTCCTGGCGATCGTGGCGCTGATCGTCGGTCTGGTCGAGGCGGGTGCGCTGGTCACGGCGTGGCTGTTCAACGCGGAGATCCTCAAGGTCACCCCCAAACCCGCCTATCCGCAGGGCAACTGGAACCCGCAGGCGGGGCAGCCCGGCCAGTACGGCCAGACCCCGCAGGGCCAGTTCGGTCAGCAGGCCCAGTACGGCCAGGCGGAGCAGCAGTACGCGCAGCAGAACCCGGGAACCGGCGGGCAGCCGGCCCAGGCGGCGCCGTACTCCCAGGGCACTGAGGTGTTCGGCGGTACGCAGCAGCCCGGTCAGTACGGCCAGCAGCCCGGCACCACCCCGCCACCCGGCGGCTACGGCCAGTAG
- the purN gene encoding phosphoribosylglycinamide formyltransferase — translation MLLSGAGTLAQALLDAAAAPDFPAEVVAVGSDRPGAAGLARAAQAGLPTFAVRLADHPDRADWNRTLADEVAAHRPDLVVSAGFMKILGPDFLARFDGRVVNTHPALLPAFPGAHAVAEAIRYGVRVTGSTVHLVDAGVDTGPILQQEAVPVLASDTEQTLHERIKTVERRLLVDVVARLAREGCTVTGRKVTIP, via the coding sequence ATGCTGCTCTCGGGCGCCGGGACTCTCGCGCAGGCGCTGCTGGACGCCGCGGCGGCTCCCGACTTCCCCGCGGAGGTGGTCGCGGTGGGCTCGGACCGCCCCGGCGCGGCCGGACTCGCGCGCGCCGCGCAGGCAGGACTGCCGACGTTCGCCGTGCGGCTGGCCGATCATCCCGATCGGGCCGACTGGAATCGGACGCTGGCGGACGAGGTCGCGGCGCATCGCCCGGACCTGGTGGTCTCCGCGGGATTCATGAAGATCCTCGGGCCCGACTTCCTGGCGCGGTTCGACGGGCGCGTGGTGAACACGCACCCGGCCCTGCTGCCCGCCTTTCCCGGCGCGCATGCGGTGGCCGAGGCCATCCGCTACGGCGTGCGGGTCACCGGCTCCACCGTGCACCTGGTGGACGCCGGAGTGGACACCGGACCGATCCTCCAGCAGGAGGCGGTGCCGGTGCTGGCCTCGGACACCGAGCAGACCTTGCACGAACGAATCAAGACGGTGGAACGTCGGCTGCTCGTGGACGTGGTGGCCCGGCTGGCCCGCGAGGGCTGCACCGTGACCGGACGAAAGGTGACAATCCCGTGA
- the purH gene encoding bifunctional phosphoribosylaminoimidazolecarboxamide formyltransferase/IMP cyclohydrolase, with the protein MTDPVTDGSDQTAPDGAARRPVRRALIAVSDKEGLIEFARGLHAAGVEIVSTGGTAARIAEADIPVTPVEKVTGFPECLDGRVKTLHPGVHAGLLADLRRTEHEEQLRTLDIAPFDLLVVNLYPFTQTVASGAAPEDCVEQIDIGGPAMVRAAAKNHANVAVVVEPSRYESVLATVTAGGFTLAERQALAAAAFRHTASYDMAVASWMGQTLVSDEQTTGFADWLGRSWERERVLRYGENPHQRAALYRDGDTAATGLAGATQLHGKGMSYNNYVDADAAWRSAHDHELPCVAVIKHANPCGIAVSALAGDGAIADAHRRAHACDPVSAFGGVIAANRPVTVEMAEQVVDIFTEVIIAPAFDDGAVDVLTRKKNIRILEAEPPVRGGAESRAISGGLLVQTADAIDAEGDDPANWTRVGAEVDEQTLADLAFAWRACRAVKSNAILLADAGATVGAGMGQVNRVDAARLAVARAGDRAKGSVAASDAFFPFPDGLQVLLDAGVRAVVQPGGSVRDAEVLAAAEAAGVTVFLTGTRHFAH; encoded by the coding sequence GTGACCGACCCCGTGACCGACGGTTCGGATCAGACCGCCCCCGACGGCGCCGCCCGTCGCCCGGTGCGCCGCGCGCTGATCGCCGTGTCGGACAAGGAGGGCCTGATCGAGTTCGCGAGGGGCCTGCACGCCGCGGGAGTGGAGATCGTCTCCACCGGCGGGACCGCCGCGCGGATCGCCGAGGCCGACATCCCGGTCACGCCGGTCGAGAAGGTGACCGGTTTTCCCGAGTGTCTCGACGGCAGGGTCAAGACGCTGCACCCCGGCGTCCACGCGGGTCTGCTGGCGGACCTGCGCCGCACGGAACACGAGGAGCAGCTCCGGACCCTGGACATCGCGCCGTTCGACCTCCTGGTGGTGAACCTCTACCCGTTCACTCAGACGGTCGCCTCGGGCGCGGCACCGGAGGACTGCGTCGAGCAGATCGACATCGGCGGTCCGGCGATGGTGCGGGCGGCGGCGAAGAACCACGCCAACGTCGCCGTCGTGGTGGAGCCCTCCCGGTACGAGTCGGTGCTGGCCACCGTCACGGCAGGCGGGTTCACCCTCGCCGAACGGCAGGCGCTGGCCGCCGCCGCGTTCCGCCACACCGCCTCCTACGACATGGCCGTGGCCTCGTGGATGGGGCAGACACTGGTCTCGGACGAGCAGACGACCGGATTCGCGGACTGGCTCGGCCGGAGCTGGGAACGGGAGCGGGTGCTGCGCTACGGGGAGAATCCGCACCAGCGGGCCGCCCTCTACCGGGACGGTGACACGGCCGCGACGGGGCTGGCAGGCGCCACACAGCTGCACGGCAAGGGCATGTCCTACAACAACTACGTCGACGCCGACGCGGCCTGGCGATCGGCCCATGACCACGAGCTGCCCTGTGTCGCCGTGATCAAGCACGCCAATCCCTGCGGCATCGCGGTCTCGGCGCTCGCGGGCGACGGCGCCATCGCCGACGCGCATCGTCGGGCACATGCCTGTGACCCGGTCAGCGCCTTCGGCGGGGTGATCGCCGCGAATCGGCCGGTCACGGTGGAGATGGCCGAGCAGGTGGTCGACATCTTCACCGAGGTGATCATCGCACCCGCGTTCGACGACGGGGCGGTCGACGTGTTGACCAGGAAGAAGAACATCCGCATCCTCGAGGCCGAGCCGCCGGTGCGCGGCGGAGCGGAGTCGCGGGCGATCTCGGGCGGCCTGCTGGTGCAGACGGCGGACGCGATCGACGCCGAGGGCGACGATCCGGCGAACTGGACGCGGGTGGGCGCCGAGGTCGACGAGCAGACACTGGCCGATCTCGCCTTCGCCTGGCGTGCCTGCCGTGCGGTGAAGTCGAACGCGATCCTGCTGGCCGACGCCGGGGCGACCGTCGGCGCGGGCATGGGCCAGGTCAACCGGGTCGACGCCGCGCGGCTGGCGGTCGCCAGGGCGGGCGACCGGGCGAAGGGCTCGGTGGCCGCGTCCGATGCGTTCTTCCCGTTCCCCGACGGCCTTCAGGTGCTGTTGGACGCGGGCGTGCGGGCCGTGGTGCAGCCCGGCGGCTCGGTGCGCGACGCCGAGGTGCTGGCTGCGGCGGAGGCGGCGGGCGTCACGGTGTTCCTCACCGGCACGCGGCATTTCGCGCACTGA
- the sucC gene encoding ADP-forming succinate--CoA ligase subunit beta, which translates to MDLYEYQAKDLFAKYGVPVLPGTVATTPDQARGAAEELGVPVVVKAQVKTGGRGKAGGVKLAENPAETQEKAEAILGLDIKGHTVHRVLVTPASDIAEEYYFSFLLDRTNRTFLAMASVEGGMDIEEVAATKPEALARIAIDPIAGVDSAKAREIVEAAKFPAEVADQVADSIVKLWATFVGEDATLVEVNPLVRDPEGRIIALDGKVTLDENAAFRHADHAELVDKGAEDPLEAAAKAKDLNYVKLDGQVGIIGNGAGLVMSTLDVVAYAGEKHGGVKPANFLDIGGGASAEVMANGLEIILSDPDVTSVFVNVFGGITACDAVANGIVAAFALLDSRGEAVTRPIVVRLDGNNAQEGRRILTEAALPGLVQVDTMDDAATKAAELAAQGA; encoded by the coding sequence GTGGACCTGTACGAATACCAAGCGAAGGACCTCTTCGCCAAATACGGCGTTCCGGTGCTCCCGGGCACGGTCGCCACTACCCCAGACCAGGCTCGCGGTGCCGCCGAGGAACTCGGCGTCCCGGTCGTGGTCAAAGCCCAGGTGAAGACCGGCGGGCGAGGCAAGGCGGGCGGCGTGAAGCTGGCCGAGAACCCCGCCGAGACCCAGGAGAAGGCCGAGGCCATCCTGGGCCTGGACATCAAGGGCCACACGGTGCATCGCGTGCTGGTGACCCCCGCCTCGGACATCGCCGAGGAGTACTACTTCTCCTTCCTTCTCGACCGCACCAACCGCACCTTCCTGGCGATGGCCTCGGTCGAGGGCGGAATGGACATCGAGGAGGTCGCGGCCACCAAGCCGGAGGCACTCGCCAGGATCGCGATCGACCCGATCGCGGGCGTCGACTCCGCGAAGGCACGCGAGATCGTCGAGGCCGCGAAGTTCCCGGCCGAGGTCGCCGACCAGGTCGCCGACTCGATCGTGAAGCTCTGGGCCACGTTCGTCGGCGAGGACGCCACGCTGGTCGAGGTGAACCCGCTGGTGCGCGACCCCGAGGGCAGGATCATCGCTCTCGACGGCAAGGTCACGCTGGACGAGAACGCCGCGTTCCGGCACGCCGACCACGCCGAACTGGTCGACAAGGGCGCCGAGGACCCGTTGGAGGCCGCGGCCAAGGCCAAGGACCTCAACTACGTCAAGCTCGACGGCCAGGTGGGCATCATCGGCAACGGTGCGGGCCTGGTGATGTCGACGCTCGACGTGGTGGCCTACGCGGGCGAGAAGCATGGCGGCGTCAAGCCCGCCAACTTCCTCGACATCGGCGGCGGTGCCTCCGCGGAGGTCATGGCCAACGGGCTGGAGATCATCCTCTCCGACCCGGACGTGACGTCCGTCTTCGTCAACGTCTTCGGCGGCATCACCGCCTGTGACGCGGTCGCGAACGGCATCGTCGCGGCCTTCGCGCTTCTCGACAGCAGGGGCGAGGCCGTGACCAGGCCGATCGTCGTTCGGCTCGACGGGAACAACGCCCAGGAAGGGCGGCGCATCCTCACCGAGGCGGCCCTGCCGGGTCTGGTCCAGGTCGACACCATGGACGACGCGGCCACCAAGGCCGCCGAACTCGCCGCGCAGGGGGCGTGA